From Planctomycetota bacterium, the proteins below share one genomic window:
- a CDS encoding MBL fold metallo-hydrolase encodes MVRKTCTAAVGLLLVLLIGSPTSAGTVTTYASPALDVDTVNTHLIAVPDGIVIFDAQRLNTEAKRVVRLVGDQKVVAIVVSHGHTDHYGGLPTLAEAFPDASRIATATTTAGITEDNRGFNAMRRERHGERFPTQDQLTAARPTHAVTDGDRLELGGTEFDVATFGPGEAEDHLVLYRPDTGDLFVGDMISNGVIPVPFESLDGWLAQLDELERRFPDATTLHPGHGASGPASKLIGGVRGYLLQLRSLVETALTEDNKLTADEIADIVFEMETSHPHRIGVAGFDRRTLLGIIAQRIATQLGGTADSVDWNRRSVEQD; translated from the coding sequence ATGGTTCGCAAAACCTGCACTGCAGCCGTTGGTTTGCTCTTAGTCCTACTAATCGGTTCCCCGACAAGTGCCGGAACCGTTACAACCTACGCATCACCAGCGCTCGACGTAGACACGGTCAACACGCACCTTATTGCAGTGCCCGACGGCATCGTGATTTTCGACGCCCAACGACTCAACACTGAGGCCAAGCGCGTGGTGCGACTTGTCGGCGACCAGAAAGTGGTGGCAATCGTCGTCAGCCATGGGCACACCGACCACTACGGTGGCCTACCCACACTCGCCGAGGCGTTCCCCGATGCGTCCCGCATCGCTACCGCAACCACGACCGCCGGTATCACTGAAGATAATCGTGGCTTCAACGCCATGCGTCGCGAACGACATGGCGAACGGTTTCCCACCCAAGACCAACTCACTGCCGCCAGGCCCACACATGCTGTTACCGATGGCGACCGGCTCGAGTTAGGCGGGACTGAGTTCGACGTGGCAACCTTCGGCCCTGGCGAGGCAGAGGATCATCTTGTGCTCTATCGCCCCGATACCGGCGACCTATTCGTCGGCGACATGATCAGCAACGGCGTGATTCCGGTCCCATTCGAGAGCCTTGACGGTTGGTTAGCGCAGCTCGACGAGTTGGAACGGCGGTTTCCGGACGCAACCACATTGCATCCCGGCCACGGCGCGTCAGGGCCGGCTAGCAAACTGATCGGCGGCGTCCGCGGTTACCTGCTGCAACTCCGCAGTCTGGTCGAGACGGCATTGACTGAAGACAACAAACTCACCGCGGATGAGATCGCTGACATTGTGTTTGAAATGGAAACAAGCCACCCTCACCGCATTGGCGTGGCCGGCTTCGACCGCCGGACATTGCTCGGCATCATCGCCCAGCGAATAGCGACACAGCTCGGCGGAACTGCCGATTCCGTCGACTGGAACCGGCGGAGTGTTGAACAAGATTAG
- a CDS encoding FkbM family methyltransferase has protein sequence MRGLVMSAMGLYGKIAPTQRGGFRLCRLARRAWPRDQWQGRRTNPHGLSIDTDLATYPDVAMAFGLYELDTLRVLRDHIRPGDTFVDGGANLGYFTLHAAKLGATVHAFEPDPANRQRLDANLTANDLQATVHAAALSDTATTLTLHHPPDDGNLNHGQTSVLAELAGGGTTTEVDAVRLDETVDHADVIKLDVEGAELAALRGMSGLLGGERPPVLVVEANHEACRAAGHAPGDLLRVVHEANASYRCWWIGGRLRELPTPEAIDALPREGNLLLKPA, from the coding sequence ATGCGTGGGCTTGTCATGTCGGCGATGGGGCTTTACGGGAAGATCGCCCCGACTCAGCGCGGCGGCTTTCGGCTCTGCCGACTCGCCCGCCGGGCTTGGCCCCGCGATCAGTGGCAGGGCCGCCGCACCAATCCGCACGGGCTTTCCATCGACACGGACCTGGCGACGTACCCCGATGTCGCGATGGCGTTCGGGCTGTACGAACTCGACACTCTGCGGGTGCTGCGCGATCACATCCGCCCGGGTGACACGTTCGTCGATGGCGGTGCCAACCTCGGCTACTTCACGCTCCATGCCGCCAAGCTCGGTGCGACCGTGCATGCCTTCGAACCAGACCCGGCCAACCGACAACGGCTCGACGCCAACCTCACGGCGAACGATCTCCAAGCCACCGTCCACGCCGCCGCCCTCTCCGACACGGCGACCACGCTCACGCTCCACCACCCGCCCGACGACGGTAACCTCAACCACGGCCAAACCAGCGTCCTCGCCGAACTCGCCGGCGGCGGCACCACCACCGAAGTCGACGCCGTCCGCCTCGATGAAACCGTCGACCACGCCGACGTGATTAAGCTCGACGTCGAGGGCGCGGAACTCGCCGCACTTCGGGGGATGAGCGGGCTGCTAGGCGGCGAGCGCCCGCCGGTGCTGGTGGTGGAGGCGAACCACGAGGCCTGCCGCGCCGCCGGACACGCGCCCGGGGATCTGTTGCGCGTGGTCCACGAGGCAAACGCGTCGTACCGCTGCTGGTGGATCGGCGGCCGACTGCGTGAGCTGCCCACGCCCGAGGCGATCGACGCTCTACCCCGTGAGGGCAACCTACTTCTGAAACCCGCGTGA
- a CDS encoding PAS domain S-box protein, whose translation MAPDTCRLLLLDDDADQRSLVAASLEASLPFGQIDLKSVGDPAAFEEALVGDPADCIITDARLAWTDASEVLRLVRDRWPATAVVLYSGGVSEETAARLMKDGADDFLLKSPGGEQRLPATVEAVVRQRRHHNATVREQADLDALLQTLRTDDDRWRHTFASVPIGLFRTDLHGNLLDANPALGTMLAMPTDGEVPAPLNLVQRLSHFDNQATLLMKLREEGRVADFEAKLVRLDGSHCWVRIDAVVLKDQRGEPLFMEGSLADVTEREEAQRELAVKERHLRAVFERSTVGVTVTRLPSQRISELNSRICAMFGYSRAELLGQPISVLWHPEERDMVADRLRHVARFGPDEFDHEQRCVRKDGSVIWIQATGTIVRDAQGNATHSIASLYDATARRAEDDRLRETTRDAELASAAKDRFLAQLSHELRTPLTPALTAAAVLSMDDRLPEDVRGDLETIRRNIELEARLIDDLLDLNRAVSGKLKLRRETFELVKLLREAVAICAEDAAAKRIRVQLDVADNVGKVHADRTRLEQVAWNLLKNAVKFTPTGGRIDIRCTRHGDRVVLSVEDTGVGLEPELIGRIFGNFEQGNHANALNPGLGLGLAVARAIVELHGGTITAESDGPDTGSTFTVDLPVPEPVSDTGADNRSNEQVLQGRVLLIEDHADTAAVLGKFLRRSGFAVRLAHSLADARAALAEMAATGEHADLLLSDIDLPDGTAHDFIRETVDNEDRPRPIAVAFSGHGNEEDLRASRAAGFDEHLTKPIAPDELLATLRRLMKPRTAPAGSGTNTG comes from the coding sequence ATGGCTCCGGACACATGCCGACTGTTGCTTTTGGATGACGACGCCGACCAGCGTTCACTGGTCGCTGCGTCGCTGGAGGCGTCGCTGCCGTTCGGGCAGATTGATCTGAAGTCGGTGGGAGACCCGGCGGCGTTCGAGGAAGCGCTCGTCGGCGATCCGGCCGACTGCATCATCACGGACGCACGGCTCGCCTGGACCGACGCGTCGGAGGTGCTGCGGCTGGTACGCGACCGTTGGCCGGCGACGGCCGTGGTGCTCTACAGCGGCGGCGTCAGCGAAGAAACCGCCGCCCGGCTGATGAAGGACGGGGCCGACGACTTCCTGCTCAAATCCCCCGGCGGCGAACAACGGCTGCCCGCGACCGTCGAGGCCGTCGTGCGTCAGCGCCGACACCACAACGCCACCGTCCGCGAGCAGGCCGACCTCGACGCCCTGCTGCAGACCCTGCGCACCGACGACGACCGCTGGCGACACACGTTCGCGTCCGTGCCGATCGGCCTGTTCCGCACCGACCTGCACGGCAACCTGCTCGACGCCAACCCGGCACTTGGCACCATGCTCGCCATGCCGACCGACGGCGAGGTACCCGCGCCGCTGAACCTCGTGCAACGCCTGAGTCATTTCGACAACCAGGCGACGCTCCTGATGAAGCTCCGCGAGGAGGGCCGCGTCGCCGACTTCGAAGCCAAGCTTGTCCGACTCGACGGATCACACTGCTGGGTGCGGATCGACGCGGTCGTGCTCAAGGACCAGCGCGGCGAGCCGTTGTTCATGGAAGGCAGCCTTGCCGACGTCACCGAACGCGAGGAGGCCCAACGCGAACTCGCCGTCAAGGAGCGCCACCTCCGGGCGGTCTTCGAGCGCTCCACCGTCGGCGTCACCGTCACCCGGCTGCCCAGCCAACGCATCTCCGAACTCAACAGTCGCATCTGCGCGATGTTCGGCTACAGCCGCGCCGAACTGCTCGGCCAGCCGATCTCTGTTCTCTGGCACCCGGAGGAACGTGACATGGTGGCCGACCGGCTTCGGCACGTCGCGCGGTTCGGCCCCGACGAGTTCGACCATGAGCAACGCTGCGTCCGCAAGGACGGCTCGGTCATCTGGATCCAGGCGACCGGCACCATCGTCCGCGATGCCCAGGGCAACGCGACTCACTCCATCGCCAGCCTCTACGACGCCACCGCCCGCCGCGCCGAGGACGACCGCCTCCGCGAAACCACTCGCGACGCCGAGCTCGCCAGCGCCGCCAAGGACCGCTTCCTCGCGCAGCTTTCCCACGAGCTGCGCACGCCGCTGACCCCCGCGCTCACCGCCGCGGCCGTGCTGAGCATGGACGACCGTCTGCCCGAGGACGTTCGCGGCGATCTCGAAACCATCCGCCGCAACATCGAACTCGAAGCCCGACTCATCGACGACCTGCTCGACCTGAACCGCGCCGTCAGCGGTAAGCTCAAACTCCGCCGGGAAACCTTCGAACTCGTCAAGCTCCTCCGCGAAGCCGTGGCGATCTGCGCCGAGGATGCGGCCGCCAAACGCATCCGCGTCCAACTCGACGTCGCCGACAACGTCGGCAAGGTCCACGCCGACCGGACACGCCTCGAGCAGGTCGCGTGGAACCTGCTCAAGAACGCCGTGAAGTTCACCCCCACCGGCGGGCGGATCGACATCCGCTGCACTCGCCATGGCGACCGCGTCGTGCTCAGCGTCGAGGACACGGGCGTCGGGCTCGAACCGGAACTCATCGGCCGGATCTTCGGCAACTTCGAACAAGGCAACCACGCCAACGCGCTCAACCCAGGCCTCGGACTCGGACTCGCCGTCGCCCGCGCGATCGTCGAACTCCACGGCGGCACCATCACCGCCGAGTCCGACGGGCCCGACACCGGCTCGACCTTCACCGTCGACCTGCCCGTCCCCGAACCCGTCTCCGACACCGGTGCCGACAACCGTTCCAACGAGCAGGTGCTTCAAGGACGTGTGCTGCTCATCGAGGATCACGCCGACACCGCGGCGGTGCTCGGGAAGTTTCTGCGGCGCTCGGGCTTCGCGGTCCGGTTGGCCCACTCACTCGCCGATGCCCGCGCGGCCCTCGCGGAGATGGCCGCTACAGGAGAACACGCCGACTTGCTGCTCTCCGACATCGACCTGCCCGACGGCACGGCCCACGACTTCATCCGCGAGACCGTCGACAACGAAGACCGGCCCCGCCCGATCGCCGTCGCTTTCAGCGGCCACGGCAACGAGGAAGACCTCCGCGCCAGCCGCGCCGCCGGCTTCGACGAACATCTCACCAAACCGATCGCCCCCGACGAACTGCTCGCCACGCTCCGCCGGCTGATGAAACCCCGCACGGCCCCGGCCGGTTCTGGTACAAACACGGGATGA